A window of Methylocaldum szegediense genomic DNA:
TCCGGCTTGGTCTTGGGGCTGGTGCTGTCGATCGCCAGCACTATCGTGATGCTCCGAGGATTCATGGACAAAGGCTGGCTCAATACGCCGGACGGCCAGGTCGCGGTCGGCTGGCGCGTCATGGAGGACATCGCCACGGTCCTTATGATTATGATCCTGCCCAATTTGGCCGACACCGGAAAGCCCATGGAATGGCAGTCGCTTGGGCTCGCTCTGCTTTCGGCCTTGGGCTTTCTCGTGGTGATGCTGTTCGTAGGCAAACGTTTTATTCCCTGGCTGCTGCTGCGGGTGGCCCATACCCGTTCGCGCGAGCTGTTCATCCTGGCGGTCCTGGCCTGCTCCTTGGGTATCGCCCTGGGCGCCGCGCAATTGTTCGGGGTTTCGTTGGCGCTGGGGGCTTTCGTCGCGGGAGCCGTGGTGAGCGAATCGCCGCTCAGCCACCGCGTCGCATCCGATCTGTTGCCGTTCCGGGAAGCCTTTTCCGTGCTGTTCTTCGTGTCCGTCGGCATGATGCTCGATCCGACCTTCCTGGTGGAACATATCGAACCGGTACTGATTCTGACCGCTCTGGTTGTCATCGGAAAGTTCATCGTCTCGGGGGTCTGGGTATTGCCTTTCCCGCGCCCCGCGAGTACCGCGCTGGTGGTTGCGGCCGGCTCCTGCCAAATCGGCGAATTCTCCTTCATTCTGGATCAGACCGGCCTGAGTCTCGGCATTCTGGATGAGAGCCAACACGCGTTGATATTGGCCGCCGCTCTTCTGTCCATTGTCGTGAATCCGTTCATGCTGCACAGCGTCGATCCGCTGCAACGCAGCCTGCGCGGGGTTCAGCCGCTGTGGCGATGGTTGAACCGGCATGGTTCGACGCATACGCCCGCGGAGGAGTCGATTTCGGATCACGTTGTGGTGGTCGGTTACGGCCGGGTGGGCTCGCATATCGTCGATGTTATGGGCGAACTGGGAATTCCGTATCTGGTCATCGATTTCCGTATTAGTCGGATCGAGAAATTAGCTAAACGGGGGGTTCCCACACTTTTAGGCGATACGGCCAATTCGGATATCCTCAGCCATGCGGCGTTGCACCGGGCTCGTTTGCTCGTGGTCACTCTGCCTGAAGAAGCGGCTACCGAATTGACGGTCGCGGCAGCCCGCGACATTGCCCCGAATCTTCCGATCATCGCTCGCGCCGCGACCCGGGCAGGCGTCAAACGACTGTCGGAATTGGGCGCGCAATTGGTGATCCATCCAGAATTGGAAGGCGGCTTGCAGGTGCTGAGGCACACGCTATTGCAACTGGGTTTTCCGCTGCACGAAGTCCGGCGTTACGCGGATACGGTGCGACGCGAAAACTACGAGGCCTTGGTCAAATCGCAGGGCGAGCACGCCTTGCTCCGCGATCTGCTCGACGCCTCCGAGCTGATCGATATCGCCTGGAGAAAAGTGCCCGAGGGGAGTCCCCTGGCCGGCAAACTGCTGGGCGAAGCCGCCTTGCGAACCCGGACCGGCGCGACACTGGTGGCGATCAAGCGCAAGAACGAACTGATGGTCAACCCGTCGACCCAGACCGTGTTTCTTCCGGGAGACCGGATCGGTTTGCTCGGAAATCCGGAGCAGTTGGAGGCTGTGGAGCGTTTGTTGGCCCCGCAGCCACAGGAGTCTGATGCGGCGTGAAAGCATCCGGGTAACGCTGCTATCTACCGGAAATAATCAGAGTGGTTTTCGGTTTAGCTCGAGGATGTCAAGGTCGACTCTCGGGCTAGACCTGCGGCGACGCAAGTGACAAAGGCGCTACCGTTTGCAGGAATTTGTACGGCGATGGAGGTGATTTCTCCTCTTCCTAGACCTCCCCTGTCCAGGTGAGGAGAAATCGAGACGCGCTAATGACAAAAGCGGTCCCATGTCGGGCGGGATTGCCAGAGCGTTTCATCGCTGATGTACACGTGAAATCGCCGGTTTGAGCTGGGGGTGGCAGAAAGCCCGTCCGTGCGCCACTGTCGGTGCCCGCGGTTCCTCGGGTGCCCCTTCGGGCGATTCCAGCTACAGCCGACGATGCTAGGGTGTGCCATACGGGACTATTCAGCATTGCCGGACATCTGATTAGAAAATGCTCTAAATGGAATCACGCTTCGCGCTGCCGAATCTTCGTGGAGCGAGGGCTTATTCAGGCGGGCTTTTTATAAAGCACCAGGGTCGTCCTCCGTTTGGCTGGGTCGACGTGTGGTTGAAGGGCGCGGACTCACCCATGACGGCGGAACAATAAGCCGACCCGTGTAATCTACCAGCTTGTGGGGACCTGAAAATTCTTTGATGCAAGGCGCTTCTGCTTTGACCCATTTCAGGGAAGCGGGGCCCTTCGTCAGATGTTCTTCATTCAAGGACGCGATCGTCGGTCAGGAGGACCTATGAGAACCCAAATGCTTTGTTTGGTGTCCGCGGCGGTGACTGTATTTTCGACCGCGGCGAACGGCTGGAACAACGGTCCGAACAACGATCATCAGCTCCCCGAGTCGCTAGAGCGGAAGGTCCGCAATCTTCAAACCGAACTCGAGGCAGAAGGCTATCAGGTCGCGCGGGGAGCCTGGAATCTGTTCACGATCGAGGACTGCAAGTTCGCGATCGAGACTGTCGGGAGCTGTCTCGGGAATAACCCGGCGGCGCCTTATCTCATCCCTTCCGTTCCGCTCTGGCCGGACGAGTTCGTAGACGAGAACATGAGGGATCTGCTCGGCCCGGCGCCGGGCGACACCTTGTGGACGTACCGCCTCGACGAGCGGGAGGCACTGGTTGTACTGGCGCAGCTACCGCCGCCCGGAAGGTATTTCGGGATGCAGACCTACATTTCCTCGCGAGAAGGCTAGATCAAGGCCAGATCGACACCACGGATGAAATCTACCAGTCCGTAGCCGATGATGCTTTCATGCAGAGCATTCTCTTCATGATGTCGCCGAACCCGTCCCGTATGCTGGTATTCTCGAGCATCGGCAACAGCAACAACAACGTGGTCATTGAGCGGCAATCCGGAGCAGCGTTCGATCAGCAGCGTTTCTTCGTTATCACGCCGGACGAGGTGATGGCGCGGGAGGTGGCCGAAGCGTTACTGCGGGCGGGTGTCCAAAATCGCGATCAAGTGTTCATCGAGCCCGTGTCGGCGGATGTCGCGCGGCTTGGTCTTGGTTCCGGGGCGGATGATCTGATGATCCTCGTTCGGTATGCGCTGTCGGAAGATGAGGAAGCCGGTAATCGGTGGCGTCAGCAGCTCCAGCTCGCCGTGCTCCGGGTGAGGGACGCGAACACGGCGCGTCGGGTCGAACCTTATCCCAAACCTGCCTACGATGAGCGGACCGCTCGTTCCGAACTCGGACTCGAAGCTGACGTTAAGGACCTGGTCGATTCGGTCAAACAATATTGGGGGCAACCCGCTGCCAAGGACAGACCGTTCGAAAGTCTGCTGCTCACGGTGGACCTTATCGGCCAGCACTGCCTCGAACGTCCCATGAACTGTCTTGGTGATACCCAGGATGCCGATTACCAAATCAGCCCGGCGGAGAACCTCGACTCGGGTGAAGTCCTCGCCGTTGTGGGTACCCTCGGCACGGCTACCGGCAACGCTACGTACACTAGCCTGGCGCCCAACCGGATTCCGATTATGGTGGGCGTCACCAACGTCTCGGGCCTGGGTCTCGAGGGCAGCGCGTCGGCTTTCTCAAAGACGGTTGGCAACACCGACAAGCTCTACGTGTACTATTTCGCACGCGACTGCGGGAACCTTCCGAATTGCCGAGAAATCACCGAGGAGATGGTCCCCCGAGGGGAGGACATCAAAATTGTTCAGCGGAACTATGTTGCACCGGGGGGTACGCGAGCTGCGGATCCCAAGCAGGTTGTGAACCCGACGCTCATCGTTTTCGACGGAGCGAAGCGGCCATTGGGCCAGTGAGATAAGGGTACAAACCGATATGATCCTTCACAAAATATACCGGGCAGCTGGTTTACATGATTGTGAAAGGGCCAGGCTTTTGTCTTTTACTCAGGATCAAGTCATCCCATTCCGTTAAGAAGATCTTAACTGGACGGCTTGCTCGTACTCAGGTCGATCTTCTTATGAAGCGCGTGTAGGGCGCATTAGCCTAGCGTAATGCGCCGAATGGAAGGTTCCCATGGGGCGGAATAGGCGACTACGCTATTCCGCCCTACGCGGGCTGTCCACCTCAGTGAGCTGTCACTTCGCGTAAGAAGCCCAAAGCAA
This region includes:
- a CDS encoding cation:proton antiporter domain-containing protein, translating into MHNLGLLENIAVTLTVAFIGGLIVQRIGLPSIVGYLLAGVAIGPFTPGYLADSHTINQLAELGVIFLMYGVGLHFSFADLWKVRDVAIVGTLGQMLTMLALGYGLSQYWGWTPKSGLVLGLVLSIASTIVMLRGFMDKGWLNTPDGQVAVGWRVMEDIATVLMIMILPNLADTGKPMEWQSLGLALLSALGFLVVMLFVGKRFIPWLLLRVAHTRSRELFILAVLACSLGIALGAAQLFGVSLALGAFVAGAVVSESPLSHRVASDLLPFREAFSVLFFVSVGMMLDPTFLVEHIEPVLILTALVVIGKFIVSGVWVLPFPRPASTALVVAAGSCQIGEFSFILDQTGLSLGILDESQHALILAAALLSIVVNPFMLHSVDPLQRSLRGVQPLWRWLNRHGSTHTPAEESISDHVVVVGYGRVGSHIVDVMGELGIPYLVIDFRISRIEKLAKRGVPTLLGDTANSDILSHAALHRARLLVVTLPEEAATELTVAAARDIAPNLPIIARAATRAGVKRLSELGAQLVIHPELEGGLQVLRHTLLQLGFPLHEVRRYADTVRRENYEALVKSQGEHALLRDLLDASELIDIAWRKVPEGSPLAGKLLGEAALRTRTGATLVAIKRKNELMVNPSTQTVFLPGDRIGLLGNPEQLEAVERLLAPQPQESDAA